Proteins encoded within one genomic window of Anopheles gambiae chromosome 3, idAnoGambNW_F1_1, whole genome shotgun sequence:
- the LOC1279944 gene encoding proton-coupled zinc antiporter SLC30A2 gives MTSYIEVSIHSEPEDDDHHDLSDLELQQCNSSGSRQHLLQSITNLSKPDCLFTSAAQSSNESYGKAEKRKLMWATLFTVAFMTAEFVGGYLSGSLAIMTDAAHLLSDCISFVIAIISIWISNRPADARMSFGYRRVEVLGALLSIFGIWALTAVLVVMSANRLIEGDYEIDADTMIIVAILGVVMNIATAFILHGSCSVVPHSHSHGHSHGGHGHHSHSHSHGHSHISRPRSKTPQLVAPRLSLSRSCSPLPRRMLRAQSCDEKKCDKLEQLIIPNYPPSPQTGSPLSSRQNSRHNSFALTDHKQRPSLDTILTNARLKLHKESLRHRMSIDAGLNSPDLISSSKLAYSRISTEPESSTRGHSEDEERGGDRLDASSPEHHAHHRHHHQEQHCAEDVVQDDSSNLNVRAAIIHVIGDFIQSIGVLVAAIVIKFAPHLKAFDPICTFVFSLIVLVTTVRIFRDSMRILVDAVPVDVSLERLSAELAYIEGVKTVHDLRVWSVSTGWNVMTVHLMIDPLANASEILATADHIARHDFRIKHSTVQIEKMHF, from the exons ATGACGAGCTACATCGAAGTGAGCATACACTCGGAACCGGAAGATGACGATCATCACGATCTGTCCGATCTCGAGCTGCAACAGTGTAATAGCAGTGGCAGCCGCCAACACCTGCTGCAAAGCATCACAAAT CTTTCCAAACCCGACTGTCTCTTCACATCGGCAGCACAATCGTCCAACGAGTCCTATGGCAAGGCAGAGAAGCGGAAGCTTATGTGGGCCACACTGTTTACGGTAGCGTTTATG ACAGCAGAATTCGTGGGAGGATACCTGTCCGGCAGCTTAGCGATCATGACGGACGCGGCCCACCTGCTTTCGGATTGCATCAGCTTCGTGATTGCGATCATTTCGATCTGGATCTCGAACCGACCGGCCGACGCCCGGATGTCCTTTGGCTATCGGCGGGTCGAGGTGCTCGGTGCGCTGCTGTCCATCTTCGGCATCTGGGCCCTGACCGCCGTGCTGGTGGTCATGTCCGCCAATCGACTGATCGAGGGAGATTACGAGATCGACGCCGATACGATGATCATTGTGGCGATCCTGGGCGTCGTAATGAATATTGC GACGGCATTCATTCTACACGGGTCCTGCAGTGTGGTgccacacagccacagccacGGTCACAGCCATGGCGGACATGGTCATCATTCGCACAGCCATTCCCACGGCCACAGTCACATTTCTCGGCCACGGTCGAAAACTCCTCAGCTCGTCGCACCACGCCTCTCACTGTCAAGGTCCTGCTCGCCGCTACCACGTCGGATGCTACGCGCCCAATCCTGCGATGAGAAAAAGTGCGACAAGCTCGAGCAGCTCATCATCCCGAACTATCCACCGAGCCCGCAGACAGGGAGTCCACTATCGTCGCGTCAAAACAGCCGGCACAACTCGTTCGCCCTCACCGATCACAAACAGCGGCCAAGCCTGGACACGATTCTCACCAACGCACGGCTGAAGCTGCACAAGGAAAGCCTTCGACATCGGATGAGCATCGACGCTGGGTTGAACTCGCCCGATCTGATCAGCTCGAGCAAGCTGGCGTACTCGCGGATCAGCACCGAACCGGAATCTTCCACCCGGGGGCACAGCGAGGATGAGGAGCGTGGAGGCGACCGGTTGGATGCATCCTCTCCAGAGCATCATGcgcatcatcgtcatcatcatcaggagCAGCATTGTGCGGAGGACGTGGTGCAGGATGACAGCAGTAATCTGAACGTACGTGCGGCCATCATTCACGTGATCGGCGATTTCATACAAAGCATCGGCGTGTTGGTAGCTGCAATAGTGATCAAATTTGCG CCTCACTTGAAAGCGTTCGATCCGATCTGTACGTTCGTGTTTTCGCTGATCGTGCTCGTCACGACGGTACGTATCTTCCGCGATTCGATGCGCATACTGGTGGATGCCGTACCGGTGGACGTGTCGCTTGAGCGGCTCTCCGCCGAGCTGGCCTACATCGAGGGCGTTAAGACGGTGCACGATCTGCGGGTGTGGAGCGTTTCGACCGGGTGGAACGTGATGACGGTGCATCTGATGATCG ATCCGTTAGCGAACGCTTCGGAAATTCTTGCCACGGCGGATCACATCGCGCGGCACGATTTCCGCATCAAGCACAGCACGGTGCAGATCGAGAAGATGCACTTTTAG
- the LOC1279945 gene encoding uncharacterized protein LOC1279945 isoform X2 has product MLPVINCQAVTSVLDPVTGHISTVLTTTTAPNGQQQQQQALQPLLSGTGDSSPTAATNKKPSYLNLACCVNGYSNLTTYDSKLRQDINKSREVSPSRPIIATLHYNRTETGAGGHLLAAPTLSYVSMNNTINNNNNNNNNNYSASTGGNRMLKMNGAGVVNGGAAGRMRGMNGSILSPPSGGADMTDNVGMFNGNGSFAGSMRTKVISSQSQISSHARDEATAQLLMTPKKSFIQQRVEKLYGASEVVVLNKQNYSSSERKYLNNIANDNTSGGAPGKLIHHSSTAQAGQQQQHHHHPMGNGTARNGVANGAAGGLHVTNGGTNGGSLHDENGKQLNGAAEVTSGNDEADVESLPVLRHLRPEFRAQLQIFSPKKMPKPAAPPANRTTAVNGSAATHANGNTAEENVTLTTGPKRYTQSNGNSSNADHLEQQQHSLVREEQDHRTTVTNRSTMVVKNARISSHTTTTSSSTNGRIVAEEEEEENALLTSNHHHSNATSARSSTITEAKQQQHTTGVVTEQHHHETASQSRSSSTDMSTTTTTTKTSMAAVTSSTTVIVEEKMRSLVVVSPSSATAADNGVGRMSTADGGNAIATAAATVVPDEPKPTTVVAASVIENGVQNGVRQCSDTITNGLESVVPAVSVKKEEVLVVGGGEIVNCDNSSQFDADNMRTANGGSTVVMEPVAPSSITLPAVATMADFVHPVVEGGIQSNGKPIEVTTNGQGSNDSSFGSSSSSNNNIVLDGNHFLRILKTEQNRLKAMADEVEQEINLLKADGVEFGEDINGYILVAVGKARLLCSQKMKQFEDLCYTNLNQSPDEKFQTTGEDLRGFWDMVMLQVNNVDASFAEIDSFRKNGWRKPAPKSPPPPARNGTAGATRTKLVKRPYKTGGTANGTTVTDGSNGVEAKKASAALAAAKREAQRKQLMEMKRKQKLANSQQQTAVEIFAPASDEPAAQQNGVGGGDDSNCSTAVVPPVGTAAAAATTTLVDTS; this is encoded by the exons ATGCTACCGGTCATTAACTGCCAAGCAGTCACGAGCGTACTGGACCCGGTGACAGGACACATCAGCACGGTGCTCACGACGACCACAGCACCCaacggccagcagcagcagcagcaagcccTGCAACCCCTGCTGAGCGGCACCGGTGACAGCTCACCAACCGCAGCCACGAACAAGAAGCCGAGCTATCTGAACCTGGCGTGCTGCGTCAATGGGTACTCGAACCTGACGACGTACGATTCGAAGCTCCGCCAGGACATTAACAAGTCGCGCGAAGTTTCGCCCAGCCGTCCGATCATCGCGACGCTCCACTACAACCGTACCGAGACCGGTGCCGGTGGGCATCTGCTGGCCGCGCCAACGCTCAGCTACGTGAGCATGAACAACACcatcaacaataacaacaataacaacaacaacaactacagcGCAAGTACAGGCGGCAACCGAATGCTCAAGATGAACGGTGCCGGTGTAGTGAACGGGGGTGCTGCTGGAAGGATGCGTGGCATGAATGGCTCAATCCTGTCACCGCCCTCGGGCGGTGCCGATATGACCGACAACGTGGGGATGTTCAATGGAAATGGAAGTTTTGCCGGCAGCATGCGTACGAAGGTAATTTCCTCCCAGTCGCAGATCAGCAGTCACGCGCGGGACGAAGCGACGGCCCAGCTGCTGATGACGCCGAAGAAGAGCTTCATCCAGCAGCGCGTCGAGAAGCTGTACGGGGCGAGCGAGGTGGTGGTGCTGAACAAGCAGAactacagcagcagcgagcgcAAGTACCTCAACAACATTGCCAACGACAACACCAGCGGCGGTGCGCCGGGCAAGCTGATCCATCACAGCAGTACGGCTCAGGctggacagcagcagcagcaccaccatcacccgaTGGGAAATGGAACGGCCCGCAATGGGGTAGCGAATGGGGCGGCCGGCGGTCTGCACGTGACGAACGGCGGAACCAACGGCGGCTCGCTGCACGATGAAAACGGCAAGCAGCTAAACGGGGCGGCGGAAGTGACCAGCGGCAACGACGAGGCGGACGTTGAATCGCTGCCCGTGCTGCGACATTTGCGGCCCGAATTCCGCGCCCAGTTGCAAATATTTTCACCGAAAAAGATGCCGAAACCGGCAGCACCGCCGGCGAATCGTACCACGGCCGTCAACGGCAGTGCGGCGACGCATGCGAATGGCAACACTGCGGAAGAGAATGTCACACTTACCACCGGCCCGAAACGGTACACGCAATCgaacggcaacagcagcaacgccGATCacctcgagcagcagcagcattcccTGGTGCGGGAAGAACAGGATCACCGCACGACGGTTACGAATCGATCCACCATGGTGGTGAAAAATGCTCGAATTTCTTcgcacacaaccacaacaagcagcagcactaaTGGACGGATTGTTgcggaggaggaagaagaggagaATGCTCTGCTAACAAGCAACCATCACCATAGTAACGCTACTAGTGCACGCAGCAGTACCATCACCGaggcaaagcagcagcagcataccaCCGGCGTCGTAACGGAGCAGCATCATCACGAAACCGCGTCACAGAGCCGCTCAAGTTCTACCGACATGtcgacgaccaccaccaccaccaagacATCGATGGCGGCGGTAACGTCATCGACGACGGTGATAGTGGAGGAAAAGATGCGCTCGCTGGTAGTGGTGTCGCCGTCGTCGGCTACCGCGGCCGATAACGGTGTTGGTCGAATGTCGACTGCCGATGGTGGTAACGCCATTGCCACGGCCGCCGCCACTGTCGTACCTGACGAGCCAAAGCCGACGACAGTCGTCGCCGCGAGTGTGATCGAAAACGGCGTACAGAACGGTGTTCGACAGTGCAGTGACACCATCACCAACGGGCTTGAAAGTGTAGTACCTGCAGTGAGCGTGAAGAAGGAGGAAGTGCTTGTTGTTGGCGGTGGTGAAATTGTGAATTGTGATAATAGCAGTCAGTTCGACGCGGACAATATGCGCACAGCGAACGGCGGAAGCACGGTGGTAATGGAACCGGTGGCCCCCAGCAGCATCACGTTGCCCGCGGTCGCGACGATGGCCGATTTTGTCCATCCGGTGGTGGAGGGAGGCATCCAATCAAATGGTAAACCAATCGAGGTAACCACAAATGGCCAGGGGAGCAACGACAGCAGCtttggtagcagcagcagcagcaacaacaacatcgtgCTGGACGGTAACCATTTCCTGCGGATCCTAAAAACCGAACAGAATCGGCTCAAAGCAATGGCTGACGAAGTGGAGCAAGAAATCAATCTGTTGAAG GCCGATGGCGTCGAGTTCGGCGAGGACATTAACGGATACATCCTGGTTGCTGTGGGCAAGGCCCGCCTGCTGTGTTcgcaaaaaatgaaacaatttgaaG ATTTGTGCTACACGAACCTCAACCAATCGCCGGACGAAAAGTTCCAAACGACTGGCGAAGATTTGCGAGGCTTCTGGGACATGGTGATGCTGCAGGTAAACAACGTCGACGCTAGCTTTGCCGAAATTGATTCGTTCCGGAAAAATGGTTGGCGG AAACCAGCGCCAAAGAGTCCACCGCCACCAGCTCGCAATGGGACGGCGGGAGCGACGCGCACCAAGCTGGTAAAGCGTCCGTACAAAACCGGCGGCACAGCGAACGGTACCACCGTGACGGACGGCAGCAACGGTGTCGAGGCGAAAAAAGCGTCCGCCGCGCTGGCGGCAGCCAAGCGGGAGGCCCAGCGGAAGCAGCTGATGGAAATGAAGCGCAAGCAGAAGCTGGCCAACAGCCAGCAGCAGACGGCGGTGGAAATATTTGCCCCGGCAAGCGACGAGCCAGCAGCGCAGCAAAACGgcgtcggtggtggtgatgacaGCAACTGTAGTACGGCCGTCGTCCCTCCGGTAGGGACCGCCGCAGCAGCCGCGACGACGACGCTGGTCGATACGAGTTGA
- the LOC1279945 gene encoding uncharacterized protein LOC1279945 isoform X1 — MDRSVDSIGSCSLDVDADSTDFSDTSGELNFLTPISGKDITREFTAGIKERCMLPVINCQAVTSVLDPVTGHISTVLTTTTAPNGQQQQQQALQPLLSGTGDSSPTAATNKKPSYLNLACCVNGYSNLTTYDSKLRQDINKSREVSPSRPIIATLHYNRTETGAGGHLLAAPTLSYVSMNNTINNNNNNNNNNYSASTGGNRMLKMNGAGVVNGGAAGRMRGMNGSILSPPSGGADMTDNVGMFNGNGSFAGSMRTKVISSQSQISSHARDEATAQLLMTPKKSFIQQRVEKLYGASEVVVLNKQNYSSSERKYLNNIANDNTSGGAPGKLIHHSSTAQAGQQQQHHHHPMGNGTARNGVANGAAGGLHVTNGGTNGGSLHDENGKQLNGAAEVTSGNDEADVESLPVLRHLRPEFRAQLQIFSPKKMPKPAAPPANRTTAVNGSAATHANGNTAEENVTLTTGPKRYTQSNGNSSNADHLEQQQHSLVREEQDHRTTVTNRSTMVVKNARISSHTTTTSSSTNGRIVAEEEEEENALLTSNHHHSNATSARSSTITEAKQQQHTTGVVTEQHHHETASQSRSSSTDMSTTTTTTKTSMAAVTSSTTVIVEEKMRSLVVVSPSSATAADNGVGRMSTADGGNAIATAAATVVPDEPKPTTVVAASVIENGVQNGVRQCSDTITNGLESVVPAVSVKKEEVLVVGGGEIVNCDNSSQFDADNMRTANGGSTVVMEPVAPSSITLPAVATMADFVHPVVEGGIQSNGKPIEVTTNGQGSNDSSFGSSSSSNNNIVLDGNHFLRILKTEQNRLKAMADEVEQEINLLKADGVEFGEDINGYILVAVGKARLLCSQKMKQFEDLCYTNLNQSPDEKFQTTGEDLRGFWDMVMLQVNNVDASFAEIDSFRKNGWRKPAPKSPPPPARNGTAGATRTKLVKRPYKTGGTANGTTVTDGSNGVEAKKASAALAAAKREAQRKQLMEMKRKQKLANSQQQTAVEIFAPASDEPAAQQNGVGGGDDSNCSTAVVPPVGTAAAAATTTLVDTS; from the exons ATGGATAGAAGTGTAGATTCCATCGGTAGTTGCTCGCTTGATGTAGATGCCGATTCGACCGACTTCTCAG ACACCTCCGGAGAGCTGAACTTTCTAACACCGATCTCGGGCAAAGACATTACGCGCGAATTCACCGCCGGCATCAAGGAGCGTTGTATGCTACCGGTCATTAACTGCCAAGCAGTCACGAGCGTACTGGACCCGGTGACAGGACACATCAGCACGGTGCTCACGACGACCACAGCACCCaacggccagcagcagcagcagcaagcccTGCAACCCCTGCTGAGCGGCACCGGTGACAGCTCACCAACCGCAGCCACGAACAAGAAGCCGAGCTATCTGAACCTGGCGTGCTGCGTCAATGGGTACTCGAACCTGACGACGTACGATTCGAAGCTCCGCCAGGACATTAACAAGTCGCGCGAAGTTTCGCCCAGCCGTCCGATCATCGCGACGCTCCACTACAACCGTACCGAGACCGGTGCCGGTGGGCATCTGCTGGCCGCGCCAACGCTCAGCTACGTGAGCATGAACAACACcatcaacaataacaacaataacaacaacaacaactacagcGCAAGTACAGGCGGCAACCGAATGCTCAAGATGAACGGTGCCGGTGTAGTGAACGGGGGTGCTGCTGGAAGGATGCGTGGCATGAATGGCTCAATCCTGTCACCGCCCTCGGGCGGTGCCGATATGACCGACAACGTGGGGATGTTCAATGGAAATGGAAGTTTTGCCGGCAGCATGCGTACGAAGGTAATTTCCTCCCAGTCGCAGATCAGCAGTCACGCGCGGGACGAAGCGACGGCCCAGCTGCTGATGACGCCGAAGAAGAGCTTCATCCAGCAGCGCGTCGAGAAGCTGTACGGGGCGAGCGAGGTGGTGGTGCTGAACAAGCAGAactacagcagcagcgagcgcAAGTACCTCAACAACATTGCCAACGACAACACCAGCGGCGGTGCGCCGGGCAAGCTGATCCATCACAGCAGTACGGCTCAGGctggacagcagcagcagcaccaccatcacccgaTGGGAAATGGAACGGCCCGCAATGGGGTAGCGAATGGGGCGGCCGGCGGTCTGCACGTGACGAACGGCGGAACCAACGGCGGCTCGCTGCACGATGAAAACGGCAAGCAGCTAAACGGGGCGGCGGAAGTGACCAGCGGCAACGACGAGGCGGACGTTGAATCGCTGCCCGTGCTGCGACATTTGCGGCCCGAATTCCGCGCCCAGTTGCAAATATTTTCACCGAAAAAGATGCCGAAACCGGCAGCACCGCCGGCGAATCGTACCACGGCCGTCAACGGCAGTGCGGCGACGCATGCGAATGGCAACACTGCGGAAGAGAATGTCACACTTACCACCGGCCCGAAACGGTACACGCAATCgaacggcaacagcagcaacgccGATCacctcgagcagcagcagcattcccTGGTGCGGGAAGAACAGGATCACCGCACGACGGTTACGAATCGATCCACCATGGTGGTGAAAAATGCTCGAATTTCTTcgcacacaaccacaacaagcagcagcactaaTGGACGGATTGTTgcggaggaggaagaagaggagaATGCTCTGCTAACAAGCAACCATCACCATAGTAACGCTACTAGTGCACGCAGCAGTACCATCACCGaggcaaagcagcagcagcataccaCCGGCGTCGTAACGGAGCAGCATCATCACGAAACCGCGTCACAGAGCCGCTCAAGTTCTACCGACATGtcgacgaccaccaccaccaccaagacATCGATGGCGGCGGTAACGTCATCGACGACGGTGATAGTGGAGGAAAAGATGCGCTCGCTGGTAGTGGTGTCGCCGTCGTCGGCTACCGCGGCCGATAACGGTGTTGGTCGAATGTCGACTGCCGATGGTGGTAACGCCATTGCCACGGCCGCCGCCACTGTCGTACCTGACGAGCCAAAGCCGACGACAGTCGTCGCCGCGAGTGTGATCGAAAACGGCGTACAGAACGGTGTTCGACAGTGCAGTGACACCATCACCAACGGGCTTGAAAGTGTAGTACCTGCAGTGAGCGTGAAGAAGGAGGAAGTGCTTGTTGTTGGCGGTGGTGAAATTGTGAATTGTGATAATAGCAGTCAGTTCGACGCGGACAATATGCGCACAGCGAACGGCGGAAGCACGGTGGTAATGGAACCGGTGGCCCCCAGCAGCATCACGTTGCCCGCGGTCGCGACGATGGCCGATTTTGTCCATCCGGTGGTGGAGGGAGGCATCCAATCAAATGGTAAACCAATCGAGGTAACCACAAATGGCCAGGGGAGCAACGACAGCAGCtttggtagcagcagcagcagcaacaacaacatcgtgCTGGACGGTAACCATTTCCTGCGGATCCTAAAAACCGAACAGAATCGGCTCAAAGCAATGGCTGACGAAGTGGAGCAAGAAATCAATCTGTTGAAG GCCGATGGCGTCGAGTTCGGCGAGGACATTAACGGATACATCCTGGTTGCTGTGGGCAAGGCCCGCCTGCTGTGTTcgcaaaaaatgaaacaatttgaaG ATTTGTGCTACACGAACCTCAACCAATCGCCGGACGAAAAGTTCCAAACGACTGGCGAAGATTTGCGAGGCTTCTGGGACATGGTGATGCTGCAGGTAAACAACGTCGACGCTAGCTTTGCCGAAATTGATTCGTTCCGGAAAAATGGTTGGCGG AAACCAGCGCCAAAGAGTCCACCGCCACCAGCTCGCAATGGGACGGCGGGAGCGACGCGCACCAAGCTGGTAAAGCGTCCGTACAAAACCGGCGGCACAGCGAACGGTACCACCGTGACGGACGGCAGCAACGGTGTCGAGGCGAAAAAAGCGTCCGCCGCGCTGGCGGCAGCCAAGCGGGAGGCCCAGCGGAAGCAGCTGATGGAAATGAAGCGCAAGCAGAAGCTGGCCAACAGCCAGCAGCAGACGGCGGTGGAAATATTTGCCCCGGCAAGCGACGAGCCAGCAGCGCAGCAAAACGgcgtcggtggtggtgatgacaGCAACTGTAGTACGGCCGTCGTCCCTCCGGTAGGGACCGCCGCAGCAGCCGCGACGACGACGCTGGTCGATACGAGTTGA